The DNA region AATTCAGAAGGGTCTTATCCGTTACCTATACATTGTTGCTGACCTGTCCAAGGTATTTTAATTATTACTTTATAGTTTCTCCATGAACATCGTATTTGAGACTGGATTTTGATTTGAATTCCTTTGTAGTTTCTCCATGAACATCATGCCTGAAAGGACTTGAGAAGTATCTCATTCAGATTGTAATTGAAGTTGCAactgtagtaataataataaaagatatcgGAGAAATATGTAATAAAAGTTCTAaaaataaatgtaaaacattaaatttatttatgtGTCCTATTTAATTCCTCCTCTTTGTATTCATAACTTGGTTTCTGTCATTATTTGAAGGCAGCTTCAGAGACAGATTTAAAACCAAGTAGGATGGCTGTGATTGGAAGACAGGTTGAGGCATTTATCAGGGAGTTCTTTGATCAGAATCCACTTAGTCATATTGGTCTGGTGACCATAAAAGATGGGATTGCACATTGTTTAACAGAACTTGGAGGCAGTCCTGAGTCCCACATTAAAGCTTTGATGGGTAAACTGGAATGCTCAGGTGATGCTTCCCTGCAAAACGCGCTAGAGCTTGTTCTTGGCTATCTAAACCAAATTCCATCATATGGCCATCGAGAAGTTCTGATCTTATATTCAGCTCTTAGTACGTGTGATCCTGGTGACCTCATGGAAACCATCCAGAAATgcaaaaagagtaaaataagGTGTTCTGTCATTGGCCTTGCTGCTGAAATGTTCATATGCAAACATCTCAGCCAAGAAACTGGAGGAACTTACTCTGTTGCACTAGATGAGGTTAGTTATTATTACTGTTCATATACAAAAAATCCTCCTGTATCAAAGTGATTTAGTTAGTCAAGCAAACTTCCTGTAAATAAGAACTTGGAATATTGCTCATCACCTAAAATGTCgtaatgtttttcaaattttGGTTTCTATATACATGGATGATAGAGTGCAATGGTGTCATTTGATCTATGTAGCCAACTCTACTTAATGGGATAAGACTTTATTTTTTGTTGTAGTAGGCTTGGAGTTTGTATACATGGATGTTTGAATTCATATAGTTATATACTCTCATGCAGTCCCACCTGAAAGAGTTAGTTCTGGAGCATGCTCCACCACCTCCAGCAATAGCAGAGTATGCTACTGCTAATCTAATTAAGATGGGTTTTCCACAAAGAGCCGCCGAGAGTGCTGTTGCTATTTGTACATGTCATGAAGAGGCTAGGACAGGAGGAGGTTACACTTGTCCAAGATGCAAAGTTCGTGTTTGTGAGCTACCAACTGAATGTCGCATCTGTGGATTGACGCTTATCTCTTCACCCCATTTGGCAAGGTCATATCATCATCTTTTTCCAATAGTGCCATTTGATGAGGTCTCTCAAACATCTCAAAATGGTAGTAGTCACAATTTTTCCAGTGATTGTTTTGGCTGTCAACAAAGTCTTCTAAGTCAGGGTAAGCTTCTGCAGAAAGATAGTCAAGACCAAGATTttgtttcattcttttttttttgtaaaaataaaaaattgtctcctTAGGTAGGTATTTGTGCtttatttagttagtttgttgCTACATAAGCTAACCTGAAATGATTGTAGCATTAGTTAATGTTGTATTATCCTTGCGATTTCTCATTTCTTCCAAATAGTATTGCTTGTAAAGTATGCTGTTGCTCAATATTTTCTTAAAATCCCTCCCTTGACTTTTTGTGGCGCAGGAAACAAGCCAGGACTTTCTGTTACTTGCCCAAAATGCAAGCAACAATTTTGCCTCGATTGTGATATTTACATTCACGAGAGCTTACATAACTGCCCAGGCTGTGAGAGTTTCAGGCATTCTAATTCAGTAACCACTGCACAGTGATCGCCAAGCTTCAACCCTTGTGTTAAAACATCCACCTAGGTGTTCTATACTATGTCTCATTACCAGATTCAATCCACCTACTGGACTGATGATTTTTGTGTTTCAAGGCATAAGACTAACATTACCATATGCTCATGGATCAGAATGGTTTGATCTTGATGCAAGCCGTTGAACAGGAAATGCTTTGCAGGAGCCGAATGGAGATTATTTATACTGTGGTGagatttttcttttccattttaaaCTGCAACAACAACTGATCCTTTTCCGCCTTTTATTCTTTGCTGGAAATTAAGGCACATGTAACGGTTGTCCCATTTGAATGAGGATCTCTATGTCAAGTTTAGAAGTAAGTGGTAAAATcttgtagattttttttttaaaaaaatctatggGCTGACCCCACTGTTCATGCTTGcagataatattttattaaattatcacTGCTTTGCATAAAATATTTACATGATATTTACATTTGCCAATCATTGCTATGAACTTCTAACTGCAGCTAACATGATATTCTTATTATAGTTTATCATAGAAGATTTGTTTTCGTTATCATTCTTGTAATCTTGTGTGTGTGCCTTATAGAACTTCTACAATCAGTGTCACTTACAGAATATATACTAGAcacttttttgtttcttattcagATTCAGATTTTCTCTTATTGTgtggttttcttcttctttaacataATCCACGCATTAATCTTCAACTTCTTACTAATCAAGAGGTAAAATAAGGTCATAATGCTAGTAGACCTATGAAATTTATTGTTTCTAAGGAACTAGAAAACAGTTAGGGGCAGGAGAGATTCAGATTTCAAGAGTTACCATTATTCACAGGTTTCGAACTGAACTGAACTAAGGATAACAATAGAATATTTAGATGCTAGATTTCTCAGCTGCAGATTCAACGGTGAGTACGAGGATGGGAAACTATTTGTTGATTAGATAGTCCAGGTAATTTGTAGACACGTGTTTGCTTTTGTATGGATGAAACAGAAGTTAGAGAATCATATATAGTGTACATTTACATAATTTTGGTCAAGAATGTGTCCTTTTTACCCATTTGACCTCTGAGCCCGATACAAACCTCTTCACAAACAAAGAATGTGTGTGGATTGTCGGCTTAGTACATGCTGTTAAACTgaaacaaacaaacataaagcTCTGATTTAGTTTGGATATTTAtcttagatataataaatatgaaaatagagagatagagatataaaaatataaaaaaatgtttatatttttattttgttttagtaaaaataatacatacataaaaattaaaaaaagatatttttgcttttattattttattccatCCACATCAAATTACTATCTTCCTTCTTTCAACACTTTTTGACCAACAAAAGCTTTTGTCTCTCCATTTGATGTGTCTTTCATTTCAGAGTGGATAGAAAATTTATAGAGACAAAATCCTTTTTCTATATCTGTTCATGtctcttttttcaaatattttatttctgtatatATATTTCATTATTTCTATCTCAGAATAGAAACCAAACGGAGTCTGATTTTTACTTGGTTGCATGTAATCGTGTGTCGATTTGAATCGCATTCTACGATTAACCATGTAAAAAGATTTAGCAGAAGATTTATTCTAGTTCTAGAGATAAAATGAAACTTGTAGTTTATGGGTCTGGATGGAGAAGAAAGGGGAAGGCACGCCAGCTTGAGAGAAGAGGAACAATGCTTATGAGGACAAAAAGGGAATCGAGTTAAAAAAAGAGTGTCTACCAAGCTAAGCACGTTCCCGACAAATCACTCTTTACACAATGCACTTTGTCTGCACTTTGAAAACTACTTCATCTTCTTTCTCAAGTTTAAAGTTTAACCCACTGTTTATTAGTACTGCCATCATTATGATAAGTAAAACCTTTTTTCATAGACTCCACATGAAGACAAACATTAGATTAAATTAGATTCACTTCTTCGGTTTCCCTATCTAACATAGAAAAATATTGAAACCTTATCTTACATTACAAAGTATAGAAAGTAAAGAAAAGGAGAACAGGTTCAGAATTAATTAGTTCCTTGAACGAATAAAtagttcattttattttattacatatttttatgtggtatttattaaaatttctactattgtttttttttattaggtAGCATTATTTTCTTATATGTACTATATATACTTGTGGAAAACTTTTAAGTGTATCAGTACACTAGTATTTCAGTAATAATACCAATGTATCAGTATACTTGAAAGCTTTCCTATACTTATAATTATATAGTTGTGTATCACCAATATAAAGTTTTGATTATTCTGATGTTTATGTTTGCATCATTTGGAGATACaaagttttttaatatttaaaattccaTATGCTCAAATTCAATCCTATATACCatgtatttcttttttctttctctattctacagtgtttttttttttttttggtttcggTCCCTAGTATATGAGTATATAGATTATAGTGTTACCTTTTGTCAGCTTCCTTTATGCACGCTTCTTTCTCGCGTGTTCTTTGGGGTTCACATTATTATTACATATAAATCTCAATACGTACACATTCATAATGCAGCAGCTATAATTCATGCCACCCATCTATATACATTATAGTCAgttttgctttttcctttttgTGATTGCTCTTCTTTAATTTCTCCTGCATTTTTCACAATTAATCCATTCATTCCCTAGTTTGTTGCTGAGTTTATAaagcaatattaaaaaaaaagggattttttttaattattcttcatGACACATGACAAAGATCGACAATTTTATCGTTGTGCTTTTTAATtggtttaacaaaaatatttactcGAGTTCAGATGAGGGCATGAATTCAAGCTCTCCTGAGAGGAGGCATTAGTAGAATGATTGTGATGAGAACCGAACTGATTTTAATTGGCTACAACTAACCTTTTCTTATGTAACACTACTATATATTTTGTGTCACAATGAGCAATGACACATACAAACTAAAAGTTAATTTTGTTGTATACTTAATATAACATTTTAAGgtggaaattcaggtgcagttaacttcacgtgaagttaatagttgagagccgttaaatgatttgactgatttaactaaattttaatcTAATGAatcttaactatcaacttcaagTGAAGTTCTGACTCCACATGAGTTTTcaccatattttaattttattatttgttgatTAATGATGGCACTATGTTTAACTTCACATCGATATATACATCAAAATATTCATCACTAaaacccttattattattatttgatgacgatagtaattattattagccataattagtattattattactatcatAATTGCACTACATTATTGTTGTTACTATATTGTTAGTGTTAAACGACAAAGCtaacttttaagttttaataatAATCGCACTCACGATATCAGATCAGTAGAGGTGGGTTTATATGTTTTATCAAAGATGATAGAGAAACAGTTACTAATAAGAAATAagcttgtattttattttatttttttgtaaaaaaaaaaaaaatccaaggtTTGATTATTCCCATAATTAAAGTTAGAACTATTTGAATGGATATTTTATAAATAGGCGTTTCTATATATGTATGTTTAAATAACTTTAATACATCTTCTaactctaataaaataattagatgcCATTTCTATCAAATTTTTCATTGCGAAAATTGTTAAAACCGgctaattatttttctaatcatatcatgtatatactaaaattagttattaatataaaatatatattaaaaataaattaaattacatatatatttatacataaatatataataattaattttaatagtagattttaatatgaaaataatatttttattattttttatatgcaatAATACTGCTATAGCTCGAATTTCAGCTAGAAATGAATGGTATTTATATTTGGTGTGTCCAATAGTTTCTTtaggaaaatttttaaatattcttaAATACTGTGTTTCAGAAATTTTAAtcgttaatttaaattaatatatattctatatattttttacaattgAAATTAGTGATTAAAACACTTAAACACTGTTATTccaaaaacatttaaaattcttCCATTCCTTTAAGTAATACTGGtttatttactaatattttaatgtaacttaatttaaaactaagaaaattcaataattaagagGCGAGGACGGATTATAATGATTAAGAATCGATAGCAGTGAGACACAAATAATGAAGTAAAAAGCTTTTAACCTGCATGACTACCCTCACTAGTGCACTATGCTGGTCAACACTCAAGACATTCAAACCAATGATACAACATCTTACGTTGgattccaataaaaattgaacacTCCACTCTCCAGAGACTTCATCAAGGAAacaaaaatagtaataattaaagGTGAACTTCTCTATCTCCTAACACAGTTTTTCTGTTTAATAATTCATTTTAGGATTTGAACTCAaaatgattaaaaagataagatgatcAATTTATCTGTTATTAAGTATATCtcgtattaaatttatatttagtgTGATATTAGGTTAATTTTGTTATTATGATTAAATTGTATCAATTATGTTAgatgtatatatattaaaatcagaaAAGGTGGCTGACTGGGTTCTTTGCAGTTATATGGAACGTCTAGTTGGAATCCAATAACAGGATCTTCAACAATAAAGAGGTATATGTTGATGTCATATAAAATAGGATGTTTTTGAGCTATAAAGAGTGGACTGGTATTGATCTTACTGGTTATTAATGACAATGTCGGAGATGACATAGGATTGCTAACTTTgtgtttagatttattttgtttcTGTCTATTTTATACTCCACTCTCGTGTGTCGAACttcatttgtttaaaaaaaaaagtttaacactatattatcttttcaatcaaagaataagaaaaattaaagtaaaaaaaaaaattagtggcaacatataattataataatccaATCCAATGCAACTATCCATTTCTCCTTTACAAAGAGCATATAGAAAGTGTAGATATAGATTGtgatttgaataattttttgagATAGAAGGCATACATAGACACCTTTTGATTCTAGCTAGGCTACAAGAGTAGTAGTGATCCCTTTAGTTCATTTCACCAGACACTACAAAACAACATTTTGGGAACACATTCTTCCACTTTGTCACTTCACTGTCACATACACTCACAACAACTGTACTGTGCTGTAACTGAAAACCTCAGCATTCTCATTAGAATCTAACCCTAAAATATAAAACCCAGTTCCCAACATGTAtgtatttcttctctttttcctccCAATTCTTAAGAATCAGTGTAATATATATAAGCTCATCAAAAGAAAGAGATACCGAATATGCCATTCTTTCTATACCTTGGAAACTCACACAAGCATTTGCTTTTTCCAGAGAATTCAGACTCCTTTCTATCAGAATTCAAATACATTATATTAATAAGCAAAAACTACATTTCTTTCTTCAATTACACTAATTCTCAGTAAGATTCTTTGCCTCCTGTTTTTTTCTACTTGCATGCAAGGATTCACATCATTCCAAACATCATCACATAAACCCTAAATGTATCATACCCATCTTAACATATTTAAACCCCTTAATTAACCACCTTAACTAATTGGTCACTCCTTTTGGACATAGCATagtaaaaactaaattaatttgacTGGACAAATAAACTTTCAAATTCTCCAATACTTTTGGACTATATTGATAAGACATTGGATGCtacatttgaaaaataaaataaaaatctgcatAATAACAAAATTCAAAGTACCTAACATAATTTcccaattaaaaaaaaggaaaaacacctaataatataacataaacatctataatttctgaatttgaatttcatGATGAAGCAGGCGTGAATCTTCGATCCATGGCACGGCGTCGTTTGGAGCGATCGGCGGAACCAGAGCGTTCAAGCAAGGACCTCAACGAGTTCTGAAGAAAATGAATGGACTCTATGCTGTTGTGTTCTTTGTCGGCGGCAACCACCAGAACGTTGCGGGTTCTTCCGCCTAGGGTTGCCATTTCTGCCCTCAGCGTCTTCAGGTGCAGAGATTTGAGAATCTCTATGAGCTCCGGGATGAGATCGGAGCGGTCCTCGCAGCACAGGGAGGCCTTGAATATCAGCCCTCCGTGGCCGCCGTCTGCGGTGGACAGGACGCTGATCTCGTCTGTTTCGGAGGGTAGGGTTTCGAATTCGGTGATTATTTCTGATGTTTGCTGTTTTAACTCTTTCACTCTCTGCACCACCTTTGCAAGAAGCGATGCTTTATCTGTCTGCACCATAACACAGATTATTATTATCTTCTCCAGAATTTTATTTCttgaatttattaaaaattcataTACAGTTATCTTTGTATACAAGTGTGTTGATGACTCGACTAACCTACCTAAGTTGGATAGATGATAATGAGATTAATTAATAATCGAAATTCAGGTGTAGTCGACTTCACATGAAATTGATAATTGAacgattaattaaatttttatctaacagttttcaactatcaacttcacacgTAAAGTTGACTGAAGTTGAGTTTCCATCTTAATTAATACTAACTTTAAGAAGAAGCTTGGAGGTAGAAATAAAGTAAGTGAAAAAGTGAAGACGCTTTAAGAAGAGACCTTGGAGTTGCAAGGGAGAAGAGTGCGAAGACGAGCAAGGTGAGAATTGATTCTCTCCCTGCGTCTCTTCTCAGCTTCCTTGTGGTTTCTGAGGGCAGCGAGTGCTCTAtcttgttgttgatgatgatgagaggCTTCTGTCTCTATGGCGCTCATGTTATCATCAGAGGACACCTGATGCTGATGATGATCCATCATCAACATGGCAGCAGCCGGGTAatacccaccaccaccaccggcaCCAAGCAGTTGGAACAGGTCAGAGTTGTTATGGTCCATGTTGGTTGTTGAGTTTGATGAGTGAGTGTGTGTTTATGAATGAATGTATAGTGTGTTGCGTTGAATGTTGAAAATGAAGGATACAAAGTTGTGGTTATTATGATTACGCTTTTTGACTCACACCATTCCCACTTTGTCTTTCTTCAACATCATCTTCTCTTCTTCCTACTTAATCTTCCCATTGCCTTTCGGTGCccattttttttttaaccaaaaataaaaagactataaaaaaattataccatttGAATTATAGTTAACTAGCTTTTTAATATCCATTTcattctttatattttattacatATCATTTTTGTgataataataagaatttaattttaataatgtcaatattttatacaattacttaattagatttattttttaaaatagttatatataagactattaattaaaaaattagtatttttattgaaattgtattatattattatatatatgtataaaattattttaagttgataatgtatcaaaattaaattctaataataatatatgtctctaccaaaatttcttttttgtatACATCAAATTAGTCTTGTATTGTGAACATGTTATATGTAATGAAAGATAAAATctgctttaattttaaatttttaaaattatctttaatgtgtaaataaatttaattttgctcCTATgattagtttttactttttagagaGCCAATACTTGATTAATTGGACAAATCACATGTTTAAATAACTGGACTTTAGAATTATATTGATGTAACATTTAAAAACAGTTTACATCTCAATTCTGTTATTATGTAAATCGCTATAACTTATCATGGATTATGAAGAATTTATATGTCAAAGCATAAAACGCTATATGCACAAAAATAAAGCTACACAAAACATTGCTATATGATACAGCGgattatacacaaaataataaaataaattcgcAATGAGGAGTAGTAGTTTATGAAGAGATAGTTTAAGATAATTCTGCGTAGCTTATAGCAGTTTATAAGCTCAATTCCATATTATAATATccgttgaaattaaaatttggttGATAAAATTTTGGACGAGAAAATTTTTTAAACCAAAATATGATGATATAGAATACTTTAAGTAGGAAGAGACgataaacatttaaaaaaaaatctctagTAATTGAACATATGATTTAGTTTTCAAAAGTTTTGCTAACGACAATGTTGAAGAGAACTTTAGAAAATTTtgtcttgttttattttattgtggTTCTCGATTGAAATTTAAAGACGAACATTatattcttattttctacaattaTTAAGACGACCTTTTATAAAGAATATGCATGATTATCTCTTCATGTTTTATAAAGCTTCCTTGTATTATTATACCGGTATAGttaattatgtttatatattcgattttgaaaaataaaattaacaatttaaagtttttaagttaaaaaattaataatttaaaatatgtgtAAAACCAACTCAAAATTTATAGGTCGATATAATGTTTTAGATTGTATTGTATTGGcttaattatttttgttcatctatttcatttaattttattaaaataatttaaaattacaatttttttaatttaaaatattaatgatttaattaAATCTATTACAAATAATCATacttatattattatactcatatttaaaaaaataaaaattagttaaaaaatactTCTCATTAACCATACGaatacaataatataaatattattttttttatattatttaaataaaattggatagacgaaaaaaataaatcaaattagatTATAATATACTTCGAATAGACTGtgctgaaatttttattttattttatttcgagTGTACAACACTCTAAATATGTGAATCTACGGAGATATATTCtggatatacaaaaaaaatattttatttgttaagcGAGTTCATCTCCGGTGCCACAGTACTAATTTTTGTACTTAATTTATCTTCTGTCCTTTGAACTTGAGATGCTTAATAACAGTACACATATTGGTGAATAAAAGTAtacattttatttataaataaaaatttataaattcaatgaGTATCCATCGAACCAACAttaattttaatgtgtatttttatCTTCCAAACTTTCTCTTTCAAGGAGTacagtaattaaaaaaaaaaactaaattcgAAAACAAAAACATCATAACTCATGGATGGAAAAAGCTAAAACTTTAGCCTTTTACGGATATAAGTTTCTAACTTTCtatctctttattattattattattattattgttattattccaaAGTTAAGAATAATACTCGAATCTACAATCTCTAAATGAGTATAAAGAGgatatgtcatttgagttataactcgttggtataataataataataataataataataataataataataatattattattattattattattaaacaatGGCAATACAAGCAATTTAATTAGATTCAGCAATGGATTCATTTATTAAGTGACTCAGAAATttatttgaatagaaaaatatCCCTAGGAAGAAAAGCTGAGTGGAGTATGATGATAGAGTAGATGTTATTGGTTTGAATAGATAATGAGTTTGTCGAGTAAAAAGTTACTTTGGGTTTGTCTGGCTTGCCCTTGCTTTCAAATGGTTTTACTTTACATGCGTCTAAAGTGCCCTCCTTTTATGAATACAAGTAATCATTAAACTGTCTCGTAATTTTAGGGTTGAACAAAAGAATATATCTTCCAGTTTCGGCCATCCTTTCCCATTCTCAAGAATTACCAAATGAGGTTCTCTAACttgttatataatataataaatttggtAAAAACCAAGGCTAAGTATTACAAATGATGTTGAATAATTTTGTGTCTttcattaattttgatatattgttAAGGGAAAATATTTTGCACACTCTATGTATGTATGAACTTGGAGACTCGTTTCAGCAATGATGGATagagtttttcaaattttaaagaagTAAAAATGCTTCaagattgtaaaaaaaaaattattaatatccaaacaaaatacttttaattaaaagatttaaTATACTCTTAAAAGATACCTTTTTATTCTTCTAAGCACTTTATCTAAACAGTAAACACATGCTTTTATGGAATGGAGGGAGTACTTAAGTTAGTAGCTCTTGAAGCCATAACCATGTTGTAATTGTACCACTTAATTATGTGTCCTAGTGGGTTTTATTGCCACTTCAAACAGAATGTTAATAAAGTTTGGGCCAAGTAATGATTGAAAGCACAGTGTAAACACTGCCCTTCAAACAATCCAAGCCCAACAAAGACGAGCTCTAACGTCAAAAAAACAAAGAGTTGCTCTCAGAAACTTACAATTATTATAGAACTAATAAATAACGCTTTTATAAGGGGATGTAGCTCAGATGGTAGAGCGCTCGCTTAGCATGCGAGAGGTACGGGGATCGATACCCCGCA from Arachis hypogaea cultivar Tifrunner chromosome 10, arahy.Tifrunner.gnm2.J5K5, whole genome shotgun sequence includes:
- the LOC112716629 gene encoding general transcription factor IIH subunit 2, which translates into the protein MNNTVKRPLNGGVEDDDEDEADGADLEAWERTYAEDRSWESLQEDESGLLRPIDTTAIHHAQYRRRLRALASTAATARIQKGLIRYLYIVADLSKAASETDLKPSRMAVIGRQVEAFIREFFDQNPLSHIGLVTIKDGIAHCLTELGGSPESHIKALMGKLECSGDASLQNALELVLGYLNQIPSYGHREVLILYSALSTCDPGDLMETIQKCKKSKIRCSVIGLAAEMFICKHLSQETGGTYSVALDESHLKELVLEHAPPPPAIAEYATANLIKMGFPQRAAESAVAICTCHEEARTGGGYTCPRCKVRVCELPTECRICGLTLISSPHLARSYHHLFPIVPFDEVSQTSQNGSSHNFSSDCFGCQQSLLSQGNKPGLSVTCPKCKQQFCLDCDIYIHESLHNCPGCESFRHSNSVTTAQ
- the LOC112716630 gene encoding transcription factor bHLH106 is translated as MDHNNSDLFQLLGAGGGGGYYPAAAMLMMDHHQHQVSSDDNMSAIETEASHHHQQQDRALAALRNHKEAEKRRRERINSHLARLRTLLPCNSKTDKASLLAKVVQRVKELKQQTSEIITEFETLPSETDEISVLSTADGGHGGLIFKASLCCEDRSDLIPELIEILKSLHLKTLRAEMATLGGRTRNVLVVAADKEHNSIESIHFLQNSLRSLLERSGSADRSKRRRAMDRRFTPASS